The DNA window ATTCAAAGAATTCCttggcaagttaagtatcggggataccgttactcaacttgagggggagtgttggaaaagaagatgaaattaataTGCCGCTCACATTCATTATGTAGAGTTCCTAAGTATTGAGGAGTTCCAATCCCATTTATTGATGTACTAGATCCTTCTAAATTCACCCTATAAATATTAGGGTGAATGAACATTTGAGTACATAAGAAAAAATATACAAGAAATATATCTTTCTACCTTCTACTCTCAAAATGTCTTACCAATCTTTCcatacctctctcgattaccatctttaagactTTGTTTGTTGATCCTATTGATATGTAGATCATTTACTTTTATCTTGTTCtaaattttgccattttttctttcttgtttttatttttttccctctaCAAATGACTCTCTTTTGTAGACATTCATCAATAATGTACTTTATGATATTATTATTCAATGACAACCACATTCATCATTTGGCCTATGACAATCCCAATTCAATCAATCTTTATTTATGGATGACTCTAGATATTTTTTGCCTACGTGTCTACTGATATATATGACCGAAAAGGATCATAaaacacattattattagttaaATACTTACAAGTGGCTTTAATCTATGGATATGGATAAGTGTAAGCCTTCAAACTAGGGGTTCAATGGATAAGATTAAACAGCGACCCGATTCAGCCGTCTCCATCTTTGACCGCCACGTGTCAGCATCCGTCAACCCCTCGGCGACGATCCAGATCAATAGCTGAAACATCGGTCCACGAAATTAGCGTGCACCGCGCACCACTTGAACAAAAACCCTCCGCATACAAATACATGTCTGAATTATTTTTTGTATGATTGGTTTTCTGTGAGCGGCAACTTTAGTGAAAGTGATAAAATTTTCGACACGCAAGCAACCTAATTTAATTCTTGTCACTTACTACTGGTTAATATCAGTGATCGATCAATCGTTGGTGATCAAGCTCTGTGTGTAgttttgtagagagagagagagagagagagagagagagcgaagATGGTGGTGGAAGAGGGTGGAACGCCGAGAAGCCCAGAGGCGAAGCTGGGGATGCAGGTGGAGGATTTGTGGGATGTGATGGAACCGCAGCTGAGCCCCACTGAGAAGCTTAATGCTTGTTTTGAGAGCATCCCTGTATCTTCTTTCCCTTCTGCTCCTTCATCAGAATGTAATTTCTcccttttttcatttctaatcAGCCATAATTTTCTGATCGTTTCTTTTGTTTGTTTGGGGTTTGGactaaagatttgatttttattcGTTTTGTTTATTTGCTGATTTGGCGATCAAgattaatattttgaattatgtACCGTGAAGAGTTGAATTTGTATGTGGATGGTATATCTATTTGCGTGTTGATGGAGATTCTTGCAAATATGACACAACATATTTCCTTGAAATTTGTATGATCTATCTGATACTGTAATTAATTCCACTCACATGTTTCGAATTTTAGAAGCTCTGTTGCCTATTGTTTATTGGACTGGTTTAGGATTCCTTTTTATTACTAGGATGGAAGTAATGCTAATAATTGTTTGATGTTTTTGACCTGATTCTTTGCATAATCTTTTTGTAGTTATTGAGATAAAGTCGGACACAACTGTGGCAGAAGCCGTCAAGTTACTTGCTCGGCACAGAGTTCTTAGTGCTCCGGTGGTGGACTTTGAGGCGCCCGAAGACGCTAGTTGGATTGACAGATACCTTGGTATTGTGGAATTTGCAGGCATTGTTGTATGGATTTTGCATCAGGTTTGTGCCTCTGAGCATTTTGATGGGTGATGATTAGATTGCAACTGATGTTCTTAAGTGTGAGTGAAGTAATTCTTGTATTTAACTTGTCTTGCAGTCTGAAAATGTGGAAGGGAGCTCTGTGTTCGAGTCGGCTATGAAAGCCTCAGAGGGCGACATTAGCCCTACTGTTGCAGCAGCGGCTGCTGCTGGGATGTCTTCTCCAAGATATAAAAGTATCAACCCAGACTCTCCCACAGCAACGTGTGGCAAATTCTTTGAGACGCTTACTGCTTCGGATTTGTACAAAAACACGAAGGTCACTCTTTGGACTCACTGTCCTAACCATTTGACTGTAGAGCTTTCTTCCTTCTTAAACTAAGATGCATCTGCTCCTTTTGATAACCAGGTTGGGGATATATCAGGGTCTTTCCGTTGGGCTCCGTTCCTCGCCTTGCAGAAATCCAACTCGTTTTTGACAATGCTCTTGCTGCTATCCAAGTACAGAATGAAGAGCATTCCTGTAGTTGACCTTGGGGAAGCAAAGATCGACAACATAATCACTCAAAGCGCAGTTATTCACATGCTACAAGAGTGTGCTGGCCTCCACTGGTTCGAAAGCTGGGGTTCCAAGAAGCTGTCTGAATTGGGTCTTCCATTGATGAAGGCCAGTAGCATGATCAAGGTAATGTGGGATTATAATATCCAACATGGCTTGTGCTTGTATAGAGCTTTTCTGAATGGGGTGTGTTGTGCTTTGTGTATCTGCAGGTACACGAGGACGAGCCTGTGCTGCAGGCGTTTAAACTTATGAGACAAAACGGGGTAGGAGGCGTGCCCGTGGTTGGAAACGATGGATATAAGGCCGTTGGTAATATAAGCATACGAGACATACAGTTCCTTCTTACTGCACCAAAAATCTACAAGAACTACAGATCGATCACTGCCAAGAACTTCCTGACGGCGGTGAGAAGCTATTTGGAGGAGCATCAAAGGGCATCGCCTCTGCTGAGTGGGATGGTTACTTGCCGAAGAAATGACACACTGAAGGAGATCATAACGAAGCTGGACGATATGAAGATCCATCGCATCTATGTGGCGGATGAGGGTGGGAATCTCCAAGGAGTCATCACTCTACGAGACATCATCTCCAAACTGGTGCACGAGCCTCGTGGTTACTTTGGCGACTTCTTCGACGGTGTCTTGCCGCTGCCTGCCAATAGCAGGGTTTAACTAACACAATGTTGGTAATGTTTGGAGTAGTGCGATTGCTCTTGGTTTGCTCATTGCTGAATAACTGAGTGGAGTTACCTTTTTTCATGAGAGTAAAACTGTTGCTTTTCTTTCTTGTTTATTTGTATAGGGGAGACCTTTATCTTGAGAAATGCCCATAATGCCCTCCGTTTCACAATAGTagagttattttgtcattttggtatgtttgatactagttgaatcatttcctttttagtaaaagtcaatacatttattctctcttactttattctcgtTTCACctttctatctttttcatttcttactttatttttcaatatttaacgcaatttttattaaatcaCATGGCGAAAAGAAACGTCCCTCCACTACCGTGAAATGCGGGGAGTTATTAGATTTGAAAAACCCAATCTGTGATCTCCCATTTCCTCCGAATCAACAGAACAACCAAATCATACTATAAAGCAGCTTAACACCAATagaattaaatttaaacttcTCCATTCCAATTCCTCTTTTCCCCACAAAAACAAAGCCCCTTAATCCTGTTGTTTAGGCATAAATCAGGAGTGTACAAATGATGGCCGAATTCCAGGAAACGACGTGCATGGGCGTcgtatccgccatttgtacccggaAAAAGAAGAATTCCAATCATAGGAAAGACGCGAGAGCAATTCGCGTGTTTCATAGGAAAGACGTGTGAGCAATTCGCGTGTTTTAAATTTAAGACGCGAGAGCAATTCGCGTGTTTTAAATTTATACACGCGAGAGGCATTAGCGTGTATCACTTGATACACGCGAGAGCAATTCGCGTCTTTTACTTGATACACGCGAGAGGAAAATGTGTGTTTGCCTTGAATCAGTAGACGAGGCAGAAGCCCTCCTCCTTCATTCCAGCGATCCCCTTACCCCCTATCCACGCGAAAATCGGCGAAATCGGCCAAATTCCGACGAAAATCGAAGTCAATCCGACATATAGTTGCTCCCATTAATCTTTTAACTCTCGTTAGGTAAGATTTTAACCTTAAGTTCAATTTTAGTTGGTTATTATAGATTTAGGGTTCATAGTGTTAATTTAGGGTTAATggtgttaaattttttttgcaggtgtgatggtgtttgtgagtttatattgggatggGAAAATTACTCAGCTCCCAGGTTTGGGTGTTGCTTATGAACCCCCTCGTGCAAActcatttattatattgaatgagaagatatcttattatcagctagtttcaatgatatgtgaaaaaattggaattgattTAGATGCACATACGATTGATTTAACATGGAGGCATCCTGTGGTTTTTAGTGGAGTGGTGAATTATATAGCTACACCAGTGGATGataatttgttggagtatatgtttgccgaaaatccacgtcaaattgaactttttattgaatatactccTGTGACTACTGCGTTGCAATTTGAACCACCTATCACTCAGCATGATGTTGGAACGTCTAGGAGAGATGATTATCATAGTTTTGATGTCGGGACATCTAGGATGGATGATGAATATCATAACACTGAATTCAACACATTTGGGATGGAGGTTGATGAACAACTAGATGTACCAAATGTGCTATGTGCTGGttatgatggttcagatggtttagataattgtgatggttcagatggttcTGATATTTGTGCTGGTTtagatggttctgataattgtgcTGGTATAGATGGTTCTGATTGTGATGGTTCCGATGGTTCTAGTCAAAGTGATCGTGAGTATAGTGCAGAATCATGTGAAGATTCTACAGACGACGAGACACTTCAAATGATGGCGGAGACATATGTACAACCAGCTGTTCGTGGGGAGCAACCTGTTCCCGACTATGTGCCTGAAGGGTTACCATTTTTTCGATCATTACCATGTGAAGGCAGCCGAGGTTACGTTTCAGAAGACCATGGAGTGGGTGAAGAAGATATGTGGTATTGGGATGAGGATAATCCGAGACATATAGAtgtgggaacaaaatttgatagcaaattgCAGCTGAAAACTGCTGTGACATTATGGCATGTGGGAACAGGTCGGATGTATGAGGTTATGGATAGTAAATCAagaagatggcatgcagtttgtaggGACCCATTTGGTCCGAAAAGAAAAGGCAAGGACCTTGGGCAACGATACCCATGTAATTGGGAGGTTAAAGCAACGTTTAAGAAACGTGATGGTAGCTGGTCTATCAACTCATGGGTTGATCGTCATTGTTGTATGGGAGATCACGATCCAAGTGAACATGTTAATCTTACATCATCCATGATTGCTCTCTGTATTCGAAGTCAAATTGAAAATGATGTTGAATTCAAGCCTTCTGCGGTACGCACATATATCAAAGATAAATTTCACGTGAAAATCagctacaagaaagcatggtatgctcgcagaaaagctattgagcttgtatatggAGGGTGGGAGGGATCATTCAGACAACTCCCCAGCTACCTGTTTGAGTTGCAAAGTCAAAATCCGGGGACAATCGTTGAGTGGTTGCATGACCCTATATTGAGTCAAGGTACTAAGAAGGTGTTCCGgtatgtattttgggcatttgggccagcaatagaggcgttccaAGTAGCAAAGCCGGTGTTATCAGTTGATGGGACTCACCTGCGTGGAAGACTGAAAGGTAAAATACTTACTGCAGTAGGGTACGATGCAAATAAGAACTGTTTGCCTGTTGCTTTTGctattgttgatgaagaaacaaATGAGAGTTGGAGTTGGTTTTTGAATCTTGTCCGAGTGCATATTATAAAGCATGAACAAGAAGTGTGCATAATATCAGACAGACATCAAGGCATAATAAATGCTATGCAGTCTGATGTGTGGAAAGAGGTACCTGTTGGTTATCATCGATACTGTCTAATTCACGTTCGATCGAATGTGTTACAAAGACACAAAGGCCCCGGAGTGAAGAAATGGGTATGGATAATGGGTAAAGTAAGTGAGGAGCGGCGATATTGGACTGCAAGGCGTGAATTAGAAAAGGTGAGTCCAGAAGCTCTGAGGTACCTCGAAACCACCATAGATAGATCGCAGTGGACTATGGCACATGATGAATTTCGT is part of the Salvia splendens isolate huo1 chromosome 22, SspV2, whole genome shotgun sequence genome and encodes:
- the LOC121787482 gene encoding SNF1-related protein kinase regulatory subunit gamma-1-like, which gives rise to MVVEEGGTPRSPEAKLGMQVEDLWDVMEPQLSPTEKLNACFESIPVSSFPSAPSSEFIEIKSDTTVAEAVKLLARHRVLSAPVVDFEAPEDASWIDRYLGIVEFAGIVVWILHQSENVEGSSVFESAMKASEGDISPTVAAAAAAGMSSPRYKSINPDSPTATCGKFFETLTASDLYKNTKVGDISGSFRWAPFLALQKSNSFLTMLLLLSKYRMKSIPVVDLGEAKIDNIITQSAVIHMLQECAGLHWFESWGSKKLSELGLPLMKASSMIKVHEDEPVLQAFKLMRQNGVGGVPVVGNDGYKAVGNISIRDIQFLLTAPKIYKNYRSITAKNFLTAVRSYLEEHQRASPLLSGMVTCRRNDTLKEIITKLDDMKIHRIYVADEGGNLQGVITLRDIISKLVHEPRGYFGDFFDGVLPLPANSRV